The following is a genomic window from Myxococcota bacterium.
AGCGCGACGCCGTCCGGCCGCTTCTCGATCCGGATCGTCGAGTAGTTCTTCTGGTCGAGCATGATGGTCCTCCTACGCCGGCTCGCCGGCGCTCGCGAAGATGATCCCGATCAGCCACAGGAAGCTCGCGATCTGCACGAAGAAGAACGCGAAGCGCACCGACACGGCCGTGTCGGTCTGGGCGAAGGCCACGTGCACGAGTGACTGGCAGATGCGGGCGACGAGCACGCAGGTGGCCAGTGTGTCGACCAGCGGCCCGCTGGTCTTGGTGACGTAGAGCCCGAACACGATCGCCCCGAACACCGGCAGGTTCTCGACGCAGTTCGCATGGGCCCGCATCGCGCGCGCGTACCACTCGGACCCTTCGATCCGGTCGGCGCGGAAGCTGCCGATCGGCGCGCGGCCGGAGAGGATCCGGCTCCAGCGGTACACGCCGACGGTCGCCAACAAGAGCACGAGCGTCCAGGCGGCGAAGCCCAGCAACATGACCAGCGGCACGGGCAACGGGTGCGTCATGACCCCATTCTAGACGGGAGCTAGTGCAGGGCGTTGCGCAGTCGCTCGAGCGCCTCGGCCAGGTCCGCGTCCGAGGCCGTGCACGAGAAACGCAGCCAGCCTTCGCCGGCCTCGCCGAAGTCGACGCCGGGAGTCACCGCCACGTGCGCGCGCTCGAGCAGGTCGCTCGCCAGGCGCCGGGAGTCGAGGTCGAAGCGGCGCGCGTCGGCGAACACGTAGAACGCGCCGCGCGGAGTCACCGGCACCTCGAAGCCCAGCTCCTGCAGGCCGCGCATCAGCACGCCCCGGCGCGCGGCGTAGGTGCGGCGCAGCTCGGCGACCGTGGCCGCGCCCTCGGACAGCGCCGCGATGCCCGCGCGCTGCACGAAGCTCGCCACCGAGGTGAACAGGTTCTGCGCCAGGCTGCGCAGCGTGCGCGCCGCGCTCGCGGGCGCGATCAGGTGGCCGAGCCGGAAGCCCGTCATGGCGTAGCGCTTCGAGAAGCCGTCGAGCACGAACGCGTCGTCGCCGAGCTCGAGCGGCGAGGTGACTCGCGCGCCGTCGTACACCAGGCCGTCGTAGATCTCGTCCGAGACCAGCGGCAGACCCAGGCCGTGCAGCGCCTCGAGGTCGGCGCGCGCCTGGACCGCCCCGGTCGGGTTGGCGGGCGAGGCGACCAGGATCGCGCGCGTGCGCGGAGTGAGTCGCGCGCGCACGCGCTCGGGGTCGAGCCGGTAGCCGTCGCGCGCCTCGGTGGGCACGAGCACGGGCACCCCGCCCACGGCGCGGATCAGGTTCGGATAGCA
Proteins encoded in this region:
- a CDS encoding MAPEG family protein; protein product: MPVPLVMLLGFAAWTLVLLLATVGVYRWSRILSGRAPIGSFRADRIEGSEWYARAMRAHANCVENLPVFGAIVFGLYVTKTSGPLVDTLATCVLVARICQSLVHVAFAQTDTAVSVRFAFFFVQIASFLWLIGIIFASAGEPA
- a CDS encoding aminotransferase class I/II-fold pyridoxal phosphate-dependent enzyme encodes the protein MPPPASKRAESVVPFLAMEVMERAFALERAGARVIHLEIGEPEAAPPAAAQAAAARSLRDEPARYTDSRGLVELREAIAAERATRSGVTLDPERVLVTAGTSPAILLAFTYLLDPGDEVVLGTPHYACYPNLIRAVGGVPVLVPTEARDGYRLDPERVRARLTPRTRAILVASPANPTGAVQARADLEALHGLGLPLVSDEIYDGLVYDGARVTSPLELGDDAFVLDGFSKRYAMTGFRLGHLIAPASAARTLRSLAQNLFTSVASFVQRAGIAALSEGAATVAELRRTYAARRGVLMRGLQELGFEVPVTPRGAFYVFADARRFDLDSRRLASDLLERAHVAVTPGVDFGEAGEGWLRFSCTASDADLAEALERLRNALH